The following are encoded together in the Pirellulales bacterium genome:
- a CDS encoding FAD-dependent oxidoreductase — MAEKVVIIGSGPAAWAAAIYTARAALTPLVYEGAITEENRLAGTLPLGQLSLTTEVENYPGFPHGNLEGYLDDSIAADKRQLMAPHQKEGVSGPELMELMRQQAVNFGTRIITDDIVAVEFGSHPFRLTSLEGNAVEALSVIVATGARANYLGLPSENAYKNRGVSACAVCDGALPRFRNKPLVVVGGGDSAVEEATYLAKFASRVYLVHRRDELRASKIMAQRALDNPKIEVVWNHALSEVLGEDKAGVTGVQLKSTVNGETQTRDASGVFLAIGHTPNTAFLKGALKLTDKKYVQWTTPQRTYTSIDGVFAAGDVADDYYRQAITAAGSGCMAALDAERWLAAKGFE, encoded by the coding sequence CTGAGAAAGTCGTCATCATCGGCAGCGGGCCCGCTGCCTGGGCCGCCGCGATCTACACCGCTCGCGCCGCCCTCACGCCGTTGGTCTACGAAGGCGCCATCACCGAGGAGAATCGACTGGCCGGCACCTTGCCGCTAGGGCAACTCTCCCTCACCACCGAGGTCGAAAACTACCCCGGCTTCCCCCACGGCAACCTGGAGGGCTATCTCGACGACTCAATCGCCGCCGACAAGCGCCAGCTCATGGCGCCTCATCAAAAGGAAGGTGTCAGCGGCCCAGAACTCATGGAACTGATGCGCCAGCAGGCCGTCAATTTCGGCACGCGCATCATCACCGACGACATAGTCGCTGTCGAGTTTGGCAGCCATCCGTTTCGCCTCACCTCGCTAGAAGGCAACGCGGTCGAGGCCCTCTCCGTGATCGTAGCCACCGGCGCCAGGGCCAACTACCTCGGCCTGCCGTCGGAAAACGCCTACAAGAACCGTGGCGTCAGCGCCTGCGCCGTTTGCGATGGCGCGCTGCCGCGCTTTCGCAACAAGCCCTTGGTCGTCGTCGGCGGTGGCGATTCCGCCGTCGAAGAAGCGACCTATCTTGCCAAGTTCGCCAGCCGCGTTTACTTGGTTCACCGTCGCGATGAGCTCCGCGCCTCCAAGATCATGGCCCAGCGCGCCCTGGATAACCCCAAGATCGAAGTCGTCTGGAATCACGCGCTCAGCGAGGTGCTGGGCGAAGACAAGGCGGGCGTGACCGGCGTGCAACTCAAGAGCACCGTCAATGGCGAAACGCAAACGCGCGACGCCTCCGGTGTCTTCTTGGCCATCGGGCACACCCCCAACACCGCCTTCCTCAAAGGGGCGCTCAAGCTGACCGACAAAAAATACGTTCAGTGGACCACGCCGCAGCGCACCTACACCAGCATCGATGGTGTCTTTGCCGCCGGCGATGTCGCCGACGACTACTACCGACAGGCGATCACCGCCGCCGGTTCCGGCTGCATGGCCGCCCTCGACGCCGAGCGCTGGCTCGCCGCCAAGGGTTTTGAGTGA
- the asnS gene encoding asparagine--tRNA ligase → MSHLTVAKARLPESIGQQAVVRGWVRTRRDSKAGFSFLELNDGSAFGNLQVLAPADLANYESEIKHLSAGASVEVRGEIRESPAKGQATELAASQVRVLGLSDPETYPLQKKQHSFEFLRTIAHLRPRTNTFGAVTRVRNCVSRSIHGFFQDEGFLYIQAPIITSSDCEGAGEMFRVTTLNLAKIPKFEEGVDYSQDFFGRPAFLTVSGQLNAEIFACSLGKVYTFGPTFRAENSNTSRHLAEFWMIEPEMAFFELADNMELAERFLKRVFRDVLEQQPEDMQFFRERIDDSVIATLENVIQNEFVRLTYTEAITLLEAADQKFEFPVRWGIDLQSEHERYLTEQKFRRPVILYDYPKTIKPFYMRVNDDGRTVRAMDVLVPRVGEIIGGSQREERLDVLEARIREQRMNPEDYWWYLELRKYGSVPHSGFGLGLERVVQFITGMANIRDVIPFPRTPGNAEF, encoded by the coding sequence ATGTCGCACCTGACCGTCGCCAAGGCTCGCTTGCCGGAGTCGATCGGCCAACAAGCCGTCGTCCGTGGTTGGGTCCGCACTCGCCGCGACTCCAAGGCCGGCTTCAGCTTCTTGGAACTGAACGACGGCAGCGCGTTTGGCAACCTGCAAGTGCTGGCGCCCGCCGATCTGGCCAACTACGAGTCAGAGATCAAACACCTCTCGGCCGGCGCCAGCGTCGAGGTGCGCGGCGAAATTCGCGAATCTCCCGCCAAGGGCCAGGCCACCGAACTGGCGGCCAGCCAGGTGCGCGTATTGGGCTTGTCCGACCCCGAGACTTATCCGTTGCAAAAGAAGCAACACTCCTTTGAGTTCCTCCGCACCATCGCTCATCTCCGGCCGCGCACCAACACCTTCGGAGCGGTCACTCGCGTACGCAACTGCGTCTCGCGATCGATCCACGGCTTTTTTCAAGACGAGGGCTTTCTCTACATCCAGGCGCCCATCATCACCTCCAGCGATTGCGAGGGCGCCGGCGAAATGTTTCGTGTCACCACGCTCAATCTCGCCAAGATTCCCAAGTTCGAGGAGGGGGTCGACTACTCCCAAGATTTCTTTGGCCGCCCCGCGTTTCTCACCGTCAGTGGTCAATTGAACGCCGAGATCTTCGCCTGCTCGCTTGGCAAGGTTTATACCTTTGGCCCCACCTTCCGCGCCGAGAACTCCAACACCTCGCGCCATCTGGCCGAATTTTGGATGATCGAGCCCGAAATGGCGTTCTTCGAATTGGCCGACAACATGGAACTGGCCGAGCGGTTCCTCAAACGCGTCTTCCGCGACGTGCTTGAACAACAGCCCGAAGATATGCAATTCTTCCGCGAGCGGATCGACGACTCCGTCATCGCCACCCTGGAAAACGTCATCCAAAACGAGTTTGTGCGGCTCACGTACACCGAGGCCATTACCCTCCTCGAAGCCGCAGATCAAAAATTCGAGTTTCCCGTCCGCTGGGGCATCGACCTGCAAAGCGAGCACGAGCGCTACCTCACCGAGCAAAAATTCCGCCGGCCGGTGATCCTGTACGACTACCCCAAGACCATCAAGCCGTTCTACATGCGCGTCAACGACGATGGCCGCACCGTCCGCGCCATGGATGTGCTTGTGCCGCGCGTCGGCGAGATCATCGGCGGTAGTCAGCGCGAGGAGCGCCTCGACGTGCTCGAAGCGCGCATCCGCGAGCAGCGTATGAATCCCGAGGATTATTGGTGGTACCTGGAACTGCGCAAGTACGGCAGCGTCCCCCACTCTGGCTTTGGGCTCGGGCTGGAACGCGTGGTGCAGTTCATCACCGGCATGGCCAACATTCGCGATGTGATCCCCTTTCCTCGCACTCCCGGCAACGCCGAGTTCTAG
- a CDS encoding glycosyltransferase encodes MEAVWVSLYLALAAAALVQAGLFTLHGFENRRFARSRRRAKPQAVSGHAVLFAPCKGKDADMTTSLLRLLEQDYPDYEVVFIVESADDLALPAIRAAMAQRPGVPARVCIAGRATHSGQKVHNLLAATAELPNQTEYLAFVDSDAQTTPHWLRSLVVRLDRPDVGAVTGYRWFVPTNYHPAAFALATINAFAAGLLGPGGHQLVWGGSWAIRKKTFLDIRIREAWHGALSDDLVASRVINRAGLLTVFEPNCLVASPLESTTADAFEFLRRQYLIGRVYATRMWAGAISVALLSTAVLWGSLLLAMVGIAIGANHAWAPAAVAATLWISHVVRGYLRQQMAAICLPQLKSQLARARWVDIVAAPVCGLFNLAAIVSSLFGSSITWRGNRYRLLPGGQIERPAPAAHPTIPAPHMGRRARSRNSSQNKQQKLPPG; translated from the coding sequence ATGGAAGCTGTCTGGGTCTCGCTGTATCTCGCGCTGGCTGCCGCCGCGCTCGTGCAGGCGGGGTTGTTCACGCTGCACGGGTTCGAGAACCGCCGCTTCGCGCGCAGCCGTCGCCGCGCCAAGCCGCAAGCCGTCTCCGGCCATGCCGTGCTCTTTGCCCCCTGCAAAGGCAAAGACGCCGACATGACGACCAGCCTGCTCCGGCTACTCGAACAAGATTATCCCGACTACGAAGTCGTCTTTATCGTCGAATCCGCCGACGATCTTGCCCTGCCTGCGATTCGCGCCGCGATGGCTCAGCGCCCTGGCGTGCCGGCCCGAGTTTGCATCGCCGGGCGAGCCACGCACAGCGGTCAAAAAGTCCACAACCTCCTGGCCGCCACCGCCGAACTGCCAAACCAGACCGAATACTTGGCGTTTGTCGATTCCGACGCGCAAACCACTCCGCATTGGTTGCGATCTCTGGTGGTCCGGCTCGATCGCCCAGATGTCGGCGCCGTCACCGGCTATCGCTGGTTCGTCCCCACCAACTACCATCCTGCGGCCTTCGCGCTGGCCACCATCAACGCCTTCGCGGCCGGCCTGCTTGGACCCGGCGGCCATCAACTCGTTTGGGGCGGCTCCTGGGCCATCCGGAAAAAGACCTTTCTCGATATCCGCATTCGCGAGGCGTGGCACGGCGCCCTCAGCGACGATCTGGTCGCCAGCCGCGTCATCAACCGCGCCGGCCTGTTGACGGTCTTCGAACCCAATTGTCTGGTCGCATCGCCGCTCGAATCCACCACCGCCGACGCCTTCGAGTTCCTGCGCCGCCAATATCTCATTGGCCGTGTGTATGCGACCCGCATGTGGGCAGGCGCAATCTCGGTTGCCTTGCTTTCCACCGCCGTGCTGTGGGGAAGTCTGTTGCTTGCCATGGTGGGCATTGCCATTGGCGCCAACCATGCCTGGGCGCCCGCTGCGGTGGCGGCCACCCTGTGGATCAGCCACGTAGTCCGCGGCTACCTCCGCCAGCAGATGGCGGCCATCTGCCTGCCGCAATTGAAGAGTCAACTGGCGCGTGCCCGCTGGGTCGATATCGTCGCCGCGCCCGTTTGCGGCCTGTTCAACCTGGCGGCCATTGTCAGTTCGCTCTTCGGCAGCAGCATCACCTGGCGCGGCAATCGCTATCGACTGCTCCCCGGCGGACAGATCGAACGGCCCGCTCCCGCTGCGCACCCAACGATACCGGCCCCGCACATGGGCCGCCGCGCGCGGTCGCGCAATTCCTCGCAAAACAAACAACAAAAACTGCCGCCCGGTTGA
- a CDS encoding B12-binding domain-containing radical SAM protein, translating into MHIVLWDTRKLDVSKDFAGGYGVGQYHGRGGPLGQFVRYMYKRDYRPPALAFAYMAAIFRQLGHKVTYVEDALPAGADLYVFNPSLITLNLERRMIAQALAENPGARVLVTGIMGHALPEAFHDLDVTIVKGECEQLLWKLDEVLSSTEKIVSVGSVRNLDDLPYPDWSPFNSGKFRIAYDFWKFPTGLIQQSRGCTFTCNYCPYIVVENATRFRTPELVVDEIRHGIDRYGFQSFKFRDPLFGLDRKRALRVAELIGRLPRKIQFSIETRIDLMKTETLQALREVGLTSITVGIETPDEGTLRQYKRAPIKDDRQREFVAACRQMGIRTVAGFMVGFPEDTVQSIRNVLKYAKAVGPTYANFNVVTPYPGTEFFEQVKEEIANFDYTRYSVYNPVMKYKHLTIEQVADEHARCFARYYFRWEYLQENAHLLFPLLQRLPYFRSATPGPVEPAAGQPDARPGLQILDGTSGLRKDDAHSRPHGRKTSDAQVEH; encoded by the coding sequence ATGCACATCGTCCTCTGGGACACGCGAAAACTGGACGTCTCCAAAGATTTTGCCGGAGGATACGGCGTCGGTCAGTACCACGGACGTGGCGGACCACTCGGCCAGTTTGTGCGCTATATGTACAAGCGCGACTATCGCCCCCCGGCGCTCGCCTTTGCCTACATGGCCGCCATCTTTCGTCAACTTGGTCACAAGGTGACCTACGTCGAAGACGCGCTCCCCGCCGGCGCCGATCTCTACGTCTTCAACCCCTCGCTCATCACGCTTAATCTCGAACGCCGCATGATCGCCCAGGCGCTCGCCGAGAACCCCGGCGCCCGTGTGCTCGTCACCGGCATCATGGGACATGCCTTGCCCGAGGCGTTTCACGATCTCGATGTCACCATCGTCAAAGGAGAGTGCGAGCAACTGCTTTGGAAGCTCGACGAGGTGCTCTCCTCCACAGAAAAGATCGTCTCGGTCGGCAGCGTCCGCAATCTCGACGACCTGCCCTATCCCGATTGGAGTCCCTTCAACTCGGGCAAGTTTCGCATTGCTTACGACTTTTGGAAGTTCCCCACCGGGCTCATTCAGCAGAGCCGTGGCTGTACCTTCACCTGCAACTACTGCCCTTACATTGTGGTCGAGAACGCCACCCGCTTCCGTACGCCAGAACTAGTCGTTGACGAGATTCGTCATGGCATCGACCGCTATGGCTTTCAGTCGTTCAAATTCCGCGATCCCTTGTTCGGTCTCGATCGCAAACGCGCCCTGCGGGTCGCCGAGCTAATCGGCCGCCTGCCGCGCAAGATTCAGTTCTCCATCGAGACGCGCATCGACCTGATGAAGACCGAAACGCTACAGGCCTTGCGCGAAGTCGGTCTGACCAGCATCACGGTCGGCATCGAAACTCCGGACGAAGGCACGCTGCGCCAGTACAAGCGCGCGCCGATCAAGGACGATCGCCAGCGGGAATTTGTGGCTGCCTGCCGCCAAATGGGCATTCGCACCGTCGCGGGTTTCATGGTTGGCTTCCCCGAAGACACCGTCCAATCGATTCGCAACGTGCTCAAGTACGCCAAGGCGGTTGGCCCCACCTATGCCAACTTCAACGTGGTCACTCCGTATCCGGGCACAGAGTTCTTCGAGCAGGTGAAGGAGGAAATCGCCAACTTCGACTACACCCGCTACTCGGTCTACAACCCGGTGATGAAGTACAAGCACTTGACCATCGAGCAAGTCGCCGACGAGCATGCGCGCTGCTTCGCCCGCTATTACTTCCGCTGGGAGTACCTCCAGGAAAACGCGCATCTCTTGTTTCCCCTGTTGCAGCGCCTGCCGTATTTCCGCAGTGCGACGCCCGGCCCCGTTGAGCCGGCGGCGGGGCAACCAGACGCCCGCCCAGGTCTGCAAATCTTGGACGGCACATCCGGGCTACGCAAGGACGACGCGCATAGTCGCCCGCATGGCCGCAAGACCAGTGACGCCCAGGTAGAACACTAG
- a CDS encoding lactate utilization protein — protein MEREAFLARVREAAQAGQLYRVHTETTERTAGRGNIGGDLIGRLAQEIEAVGGQAHRVASLSQARTCVAELLEQCAASSVLCWKDDTLAAMGLRELLTERGIERWDYDRLIALDAGDRRQAQLATDAGISGVDFAIAETGSLALLSQPGHERNASLLPPVYIAVMRRGQIVADLFDLFDELAARGLEKLPSNLVFVTGPSKTGDIELKLTTGVHGPKHWHVVIVDE, from the coding sequence ATGGAACGTGAAGCGTTTCTTGCCCGCGTGCGCGAAGCGGCCCAGGCCGGACAGCTTTATCGGGTTCATACCGAGACGACAGAGCGGACCGCCGGGCGAGGCAACATCGGCGGCGACTTAATCGGTCGCTTGGCGCAGGAAATTGAAGCGGTGGGAGGGCAAGCGCATCGAGTGGCGTCGCTGAGCCAAGCGCGTACTTGCGTGGCGGAGCTGTTGGAGCAGTGCGCAGCTAGCAGTGTGCTGTGCTGGAAAGACGACACGCTCGCCGCGATGGGGCTAAGGGAGCTGTTAACCGAGCGCGGCATTGAGCGTTGGGACTACGATCGCCTGATTGCTCTCGATGCTGGTGACCGGCGACAGGCGCAACTAGCGACTGACGCGGGCATTTCTGGAGTCGATTTCGCCATCGCGGAAACGGGCAGTTTGGCGCTGTTGTCGCAACCGGGACACGAGCGCAACGCCAGCCTGTTGCCGCCGGTGTACATCGCTGTGATGCGACGCGGCCAAATTGTCGCCGACCTGTTCGATCTGTTTGACGAACTGGCGGCGCGTGGGTTGGAGAAACTGCCGAGCAATCTGGTGTTCGTCACCGGGCCGAGCAAAACCGGCGACATTGAATTGAAGCTGACCACCGGCGTACACGGACCAAAGCATTGGCACGTGGTGATTGTCGACGAGTAG
- a CDS encoding iron-sulfur cluster-binding protein → MTSTGYEVHEHHEFLAASERALADANLQLALANLGDTLGQRNRDAFRAFAGSDAMRDAARRIKDETLADLDRHLATLDDSVRRRGGTTHYAADGDEARRIVLDIIRAHGGRKVVKSKSMTTEEIHLNPALEAAGIEVVETDFGEYIIQVAGHRPSHLVAPAAHLTASDVATILSPRAQAPLPSDANQLAQFARGQLRHEFATADIGITGANFAVAETGSIVLISNEGNARLTTALPRVHIAIMGMEKVIPRWDDLPVFLKVLARAATGQKLSVYTSIISGARQKGELDGPEEFHLVVLDNGRSRILAGPLRESLFCIRCGACLNACPVYRNIGGHAYGGVYSGPIGAVLTPLYDGLQGNEDLPHASSLCGACQAACPVRIAIPELLVQLREELHHTPAGEGFMEGIAYKTWAWMLRRPWAYRLATWLATRLVGRWTPSGWLRRLPGPLGGWTESRDFPAPASERFRDWWDREGRHGT, encoded by the coding sequence GTGACCTCCACGGGCTACGAAGTTCACGAGCATCACGAGTTTCTCGCGGCCAGCGAGCGCGCGCTGGCCGACGCGAATCTGCAACTGGCGCTGGCCAATCTGGGCGACACATTGGGGCAGCGAAATCGAGACGCGTTTCGCGCGTTTGCCGGCAGCGACGCGATGCGCGACGCCGCACGGCGCATCAAGGACGAGACCTTGGCCGACCTGGATCGGCACCTGGCCACGCTGGACGACAGCGTGCGGCGTCGCGGTGGAACGACGCACTACGCGGCCGATGGCGACGAAGCGCGGCGGATCGTGCTGGACATCATCCGCGCCCATGGCGGGCGCAAGGTGGTGAAATCGAAATCGATGACGACCGAGGAGATCCATCTCAATCCGGCGCTGGAGGCGGCGGGGATTGAGGTGGTGGAAACCGATTTTGGCGAGTACATCATTCAGGTGGCTGGGCATCGGCCTTCGCATCTGGTGGCGCCGGCGGCTCATCTGACGGCGAGCGACGTGGCGACGATACTCAGTCCGCGCGCGCAGGCGCCACTGCCGAGCGACGCCAATCAACTGGCGCAATTCGCGCGCGGGCAGTTGCGGCATGAGTTCGCCACGGCCGACATTGGCATCACAGGCGCGAACTTTGCCGTGGCCGAGACTGGCTCGATCGTGCTCATCTCCAACGAAGGCAACGCGCGGCTGACCACGGCGCTGCCGCGCGTGCATATCGCGATCATGGGGATGGAGAAGGTGATTCCGCGGTGGGATGACCTGCCGGTGTTCTTGAAGGTATTGGCGCGAGCCGCCACGGGGCAAAAGCTGTCGGTCTACACCTCAATCATCTCGGGCGCGCGGCAGAAGGGAGAACTGGACGGCCCGGAAGAGTTTCATTTGGTGGTGCTGGACAACGGCCGCTCACGGATTTTGGCGGGGCCGCTACGCGAGAGTCTGTTTTGCATTCGCTGCGGGGCGTGCTTGAACGCCTGTCCGGTGTATCGCAACATTGGCGGCCACGCGTATGGCGGGGTGTACTCGGGGCCGATTGGCGCCGTATTGACGCCGCTATACGACGGTCTGCAAGGCAACGAAGATTTGCCGCACGCTTCGAGCCTTTGCGGCGCGTGCCAGGCGGCCTGTCCGGTGCGCATCGCGATCCCGGAATTGCTGGTGCAACTGCGGGAAGAGTTGCATCATACGCCGGCAGGGGAAGGCTTCATGGAGGGTATCGCCTACAAGACCTGGGCGTGGATGCTGCGGCGACCTTGGGCGTATCGATTGGCCACCTGGTTGGCCACTCGCCTAGTGGGGCGCTGGACACCGAGCGGTTGGCTGCGGCGGTTGCCGGGGCCGCTGGGCGGCTGGACCGAGAGCCGCGATTTTCCGGCGCCGGCCAGCGAGCGCTTTCGAGACTGGTGGGATCGCGAGGGGCGCCATGGAACGTGA
- a CDS encoding formylglycine-generating enzyme family protein: protein MVNRIRSKLDLVAMPLGTATAGLACYSNQWWLAAAGLATAGYSVADWWVFAGRRPKSPPATTPSKPPDSAPRENAAAEPANAQDLIAQMIEQHRYALLLRPEIVGNLTTAQFAAARAALDNNMALVPSGEVRIGAAPRRAERFAEDYEDEDEPAGIVVRVEPALLDRHCVTNAQFQQFVSSGGYEEIGLWDPEIWPGVLDFVDQSGLPGPRFWSDSRFLPGTEHHPVTGVCWYEATAYARWAGKRLPTDPEWEKAASWPVQLSASKRPQRRFPWGDALDRTKANLWAAGIGDVVPVNEFPDGVSVGGVYQMVGNVWEWTMSNFGALSFLDQELVLPTVLKSIRGGAFDTYFENHATCQFQSGEDPTARAANIGFRCAVSLCDVSCPVEAADEPTEESQLETVEAHHE from the coding sequence ATGGTGAATCGCATCCGTTCCAAACTCGACCTGGTGGCCATGCCGCTCGGTACCGCCACCGCCGGTCTGGCCTGCTATTCCAATCAATGGTGGCTGGCCGCCGCCGGCCTGGCCACCGCTGGTTACAGCGTGGCCGACTGGTGGGTTTTCGCCGGGCGTCGCCCAAAATCGCCTCCTGCGACAACCCCCTCCAAACCGCCTGACTCAGCTCCGCGCGAAAACGCCGCGGCGGAACCGGCCAACGCTCAAGATCTGATCGCGCAGATGATCGAGCAGCACCGCTATGCGTTGCTGTTGCGCCCCGAGATCGTCGGCAATCTCACCACGGCGCAATTTGCCGCCGCCCGCGCGGCGCTCGATAACAACATGGCGCTGGTCCCCAGCGGCGAGGTCCGCATTGGCGCCGCGCCGCGCCGCGCCGAACGATTCGCGGAAGATTACGAAGACGAAGATGAGCCCGCCGGCATCGTCGTCCGCGTCGAGCCCGCCCTGCTCGATCGACACTGCGTCACCAACGCTCAGTTCCAGCAATTCGTCAGCTCTGGCGGCTACGAGGAAATCGGCCTCTGGGACCCGGAAATTTGGCCCGGCGTGCTCGACTTTGTCGATCAGTCCGGACTGCCGGGCCCCCGCTTTTGGAGCGACAGCCGCTTTCTCCCCGGAACCGAGCATCACCCAGTCACGGGCGTCTGCTGGTACGAGGCCACGGCCTACGCCCGTTGGGCCGGCAAGCGGCTTCCCACCGATCCCGAGTGGGAGAAGGCCGCCAGTTGGCCCGTGCAACTATCCGCGAGCAAACGGCCGCAACGCCGATTCCCCTGGGGCGACGCGCTCGATCGCACCAAGGCCAATCTCTGGGCGGCCGGAATTGGCGACGTGGTGCCGGTCAACGAGTTTCCCGATGGCGTCAGCGTCGGCGGCGTCTACCAGATGGTTGGCAATGTCTGGGAATGGACCATGAGCAACTTTGGGGCGCTTAGCTTTCTCGATCAGGAGCTAGTGCTCCCCACGGTGCTCAAGAGCATCCGTGGCGGCGCCTTCGACACCTACTTCGAAAACCACGCCACTTGCCAGTTTCAAAGCGGCGAAGACCCCACGGCGCGCGCTGCCAATATTGGCTTCCGCTGCGCAGTGAGTTTGTGCGACGTCAGTTGCCCGGTCGAAGCCGCCGACGAGCCCACAGAAGAATCCCAACTCGAAACAGTGGAGGCCCACCATGAATAA
- the carA gene encoding glutamine-hydrolyzing carbamoyl-phosphate synthase small subunit, whose amino-acid sequence MSRPAKLALEDGTVYTGLAFGAEGEVDGEVVFNTSMTGYQEILTDPSYRGQIVAMTTPLIGNYGVNSQDLESAKPHLAGFVVREDSRLASNYRAEGGLGDYLRAHGVVGIAGVDTRALVRRTRTHGAMKGIVSTLDLDDTSLVAKAQASPGLVGRDLIREVMPSQSRLWSERLHPLATETFGRQTETSGEPHVVALDFGMKWNIPRHLADMGCRVTVLPGTSTAAEVLAERPDGVFLSNGPGDPEPLDYAIDTIRGVLGKQPVFGICLGHQLLALACGAKTFKLKFGHRGANQPVMDLSNEKVEITSQNHGFAVDEASLPDCLEVTHRNLNDQTIEGLRHRELQAFSVQYHPEASAGPHDSSYLFRRFREMLG is encoded by the coding sequence ATGTCGCGCCCCGCCAAGCTCGCATTGGAAGATGGAACCGTCTACACCGGTTTGGCCTTTGGGGCCGAAGGAGAAGTGGATGGGGAGGTGGTCTTTAACACCTCGATGACCGGCTATCAGGAAATATTGACCGATCCCAGCTATCGCGGACAGATCGTGGCGATGACGACGCCGCTGATCGGCAACTATGGCGTCAACTCGCAGGACTTGGAAAGCGCCAAGCCGCACTTGGCGGGCTTTGTGGTGCGCGAAGACAGTCGACTGGCGAGCAATTACCGGGCAGAAGGTGGGTTGGGCGATTATCTCCGCGCGCATGGCGTGGTGGGAATCGCCGGCGTCGATACGCGGGCGCTGGTGCGCCGCACACGGACGCACGGCGCCATGAAGGGAATCGTTTCGACGCTCGACCTGGACGACACTAGCCTGGTGGCTAAGGCCCAGGCGAGCCCCGGACTGGTCGGGCGCGATTTGATACGCGAGGTGATGCCGTCGCAATCGCGGCTATGGAGCGAGCGCTTGCACCCGTTGGCGACAGAAACATTCGGACGACAAACCGAAACATCGGGCGAACCGCATGTGGTTGCCCTCGACTTTGGCATGAAGTGGAACATCCCTCGACACCTGGCCGACATGGGATGTCGAGTGACGGTGCTGCCTGGCACATCAACCGCCGCCGAGGTGCTGGCAGAGCGGCCTGACGGCGTGTTCTTGTCGAACGGACCGGGCGACCCCGAACCGCTTGACTATGCCATCGACACGATTCGCGGCGTGCTCGGCAAGCAGCCGGTGTTTGGCATCTGCCTAGGGCATCAACTGCTGGCGCTGGCCTGCGGCGCCAAGACGTTCAAATTGAAATTTGGTCACCGAGGAGCGAATCAGCCGGTGATGGACCTGAGCAACGAAAAGGTCGAGATCACATCACAGAATCACGGCTTCGCGGTAGACGAAGCGTCGCTGCCCGATTGCCTGGAAGTGACGCATCGCAACCTGAACGACCAAACGATCGAGGGATTGCGGCATCGCGAGTTGCAGGCGTTCAGCGTGCAATACCACCCCGAGGCTTCGGCTGGTCCGCACGACAGCAGCTATTTGTTTCGGCGATTCCGCGAGATGCTCGGTTAG